A segment of the Desulfovibrio sp. genome:
GAGACTTGCTACAAATGTGGCGTAGCCTGCAAGCGCAAAGTAAAAATCGACGACCAGATGGATGAGCGTTACGGCGGCGCGGAGTATGAAACCCTTGCCGCTTTCGGCTCCATGTGCGGCGTCTCAGACCTCGTAGCCGTCACGAAAGCGCATGAACGTTGCAACGCCTGGGGCATGGACACCATCAGCGCGGGATGCACCATCGCCTTTGCCATGGAGTGCTTCGAAGAGGGTGTCCTTGGCCCTGACGACGCTGAGGGTCGCGTAGTAAAGTTTGGCGACGCACAAGGCATGCTCTGGCTGCTCGAAAAAATGAAGGACGGCAAAGGAATCGGAGCCATCTTGAATCAGGGTGTCGAACGGGCCGCCTCCGCCATAGGTCGGGGGGCCGAGAAGTATGCGTTCACGGTAAAAGGGCTTGAACCGGGCCTCCACGACCCGCGCGGCAAAACCGGTGTGGGCCTTGGCTTCGCCCTGTCCCCGACCGGTGCCGACCACATCGAATGCCCCCATGACGTGGCTTTCCAGGGTGAGGGGTGGCGCCTGATCGCTCCCCTTGGACAATTGAGCTCTCCGGTAGTGCGGGATAACGGGCCTGAAAAAGTGTCCTTCTTCAAGGCCGGTCAGCTTACGTGGGCCATGAACAACACTCTTGGCATCTGCAACTTCGTGGTGCGCCCCATTTTCGCATTGACCTACGACAAGCTCTTGGAAGCCATCAAAGCCATTACGGGCTGGGAGACCAGCCTCCTGGAACTTATGCTCGGTTCCGAACGTTCGGTGGTCATGGCCCGCATGTTCAACATCCGTGAGGGCTTTAGCGCGAAAGACGACAAGCTCTTCAAACGCTTGCACCAAATCATCCCCGAAGGTCCGGCCAAGGATGCCAAGATTGACGAGGAGGAGTTCGGCAAAGCCATTAAAATGTACTATGAAATGATGGGCTGGGACGAAGTCGGAAACCCGCGTCCTGGCAAGCTTCATGACCTGGGTTTGGGTTGGCTGGCGTAATCCCTGTGTTTGTATGAAGACCGGGGCTTCGGCCCCGGTCTTTACCCCGCTGGTAATCGCTCATGCGGCAGGGTTATGGGTAGTACATGCGGATACATCTCAAGTTAGAGGGCATTCTGGCCGCGCATGCGCCTGAGAACGCCCATTCCTACCCCATCCCCGAAGGTGCCACCGTGGGCTGGCTCATTTCACACCTTGGCCTTTCTCCGGAACAGGTGACGCTGGTCTTCGTCGACCACCAGCTAGCCGAGGCCAACACACGCATCCCCGATAATGCCTTCGTCAACTTCTGCCCTTTCATATGCGGAGGATGAACGCACTCGCTTGGCAAGGCAGACCGCAACGCCGTCAGGAGTGATGATATTAATGGGGCGAGCTCTTCTCCAATTGAGTGGCACATCATTGTTTCCGATGGAGTCCGATGCCCGTCTGCAAGGAGTTTGCACTCCAGATCGGAAATTTAAAATTTTTCAAGACCCAGTGCTCTCTTGACGGCAAGTGGACCAACGCAAACGATGGCAAGACCATAGAGGTGAACAACCCGGCATCCGGCGCGATCATAAGCACCGCTCCCAAAGCAGGCCGCACCGAAACCGCAACCGCCGTCGAGACCGCCTCCCATGCATTTGGGCCATGGAAGCGTTTGACCGCTTTGCAGCGCGCCGCCCGCCTTCACGAAAGGATGGCGAAAGCGAGGGGATTGAGGATTTCATGGAGGCCAAATACGTCCTTATGGGAGGCATAGGCGCATAGGACTTCGCCTTATTAGCCAAGAACGGGCTTGGAACGATTTTTCCTGGGCAACTGCCTGATGGCGTATTCTTCTCCCGGCCCATCACCAAATTCGGCGTCATCCTCTTGAATGCTGTTTGCCTGCACCCAATCAGCCTATCCCCACATTACCAGGACAAAGACTGTTTTTCTTTCTCATTAATATAAACTAGTTCCCATGGCGGTTGTTGCCGTGGAATCGCTTGGGAGGATGGCCGGGTGAAGGGAGAAACTAAGGCGGTGTCGCCCCTGGCGGTGTTGTTCACCGTGTGTTCAGCCCAGTTCATGGTGCCCTTGATGCTCACTTCAGTGAGCGTCGCCCTGCCGGCCATGGGAAACGAGCTGAACGCCTCGGCCCAACAGTTGGGCCTGGTTGAGCAACTCTACGCCCTGTCCCTGGCCATGACCATGCTGACCTTCGGCCGCCTGGGCGACTTGGTCGGGCGGCGCAAGGTGTTTCTCACAGGGTTCGCCTGGTTCACGCTTCTGACCTGTTCCATAGGATTCGCCACCAACATCGATGTGGTCATCGCCCTGCGCTTGTTGCAGGGCACCGGGGCCTCGCTCCTGCTGTGCGGCAGCATGGCCCTGGTGGCTTCGGTTTTTCCTGTCCAGAAACGAGGCAGGGCTTTCGGAATAGTGGGTGCCTTCACCTACGCGGGGCTGACGCTGGGCCCGGTTCTGGGCGGGTACGTCACCAGCCACCTGGGATGGCGCTTCGTGTTTCTCAC
Coding sequences within it:
- a CDS encoding aldehyde ferredoxin oxidoreductase family protein: MPHGYNGKILHVNLTTRTWEVEEPGETFYRRYWGGGALATYYLLNNVKPDTDPLGPDNVLVFACSVLTGAPLSGFCRYTVAAKSPLTGAFGEAEAGGYFGPELKFSGFDAVVIRGAADKPVYLWIQDGNVELRDAGFLWGLDNAPTQDAIRKEHKDKKIRVASIGPAGENVALMACVINNLAHVNGRCGMGAVMGSKKLKAIACRGSQEPYEYADPQGLAELNKWHLAAIRSHMPNVNLGKFGTPMHVMAQQGQGIFPTRNWREGIFEGAENLGVPGYEKIQTGRETCYKCGVACKRKVKIDDQMDERYGGAEYETLAAFGSMCGVSDLVAVTKAHERCNAWGMDTISAGCTIAFAMECFEEGVLGPDDAEGRVVKFGDAQGMLWLLEKMKDGKGIGAILNQGVERAASAIGRGAEKYAFTVKGLEPGLHDPRGKTGVGLGFALSPTGADHIECPHDVAFQGEGWRLIAPLGQLSSPVVRDNGPEKVSFFKAGQLTWAMNNTLGICNFVVRPIFALTYDKLLEAIKAITGWETSLLELMLGSERSVVMARMFNIREGFSAKDDKLFKRLHQIIPEGPAKDAKIDEEEFGKAIKMYYEMMGWDEVGNPRPGKLHDLGLGWLA
- a CDS encoding thiamine S protein, with the translated sequence MRIHLKLEGILAAHAPENAHSYPIPEGATVGWLISHLGLSPEQVTLVFVDHQLAEANTRIPDNAFVNFCPFICGG
- a CDS encoding aldehyde dehydrogenase family protein, with amino-acid sequence MPVCKEFALQIGNLKFFKTQCSLDGKWTNANDGKTIEVNNPASGAIISTAPKAGRTETATAVETASHAFGPWKRLTALQRAARLHERMAKARGLRISWRPNTSLWEA